The proteins below are encoded in one region of Garra rufa chromosome 12, GarRuf1.0, whole genome shotgun sequence:
- the pa2g4a gene encoding proliferation-associated protein 2G4a, which yields MSDDEQQEQTIAEDLVVTKYKMGGDIANQALKVVIDAAKPGISVLSLCEKGDAFIMAETGKIFKKEKDMKKGIAFPTSVSVNNCVCHFSPLKSDPDYTLKDGDLVKIDLGVHVDGFISNVAHSFVIGATKEAPVTGRKADVIKAAHLCAEAALRLVKPGNQNTQVTEAWNKIAQSFKCNPIEGMLSHQLKQHVIDGEKTIIQNPTDQQRKDHEKAEFEVHEVYAVDVLISTGEGKARDGGQRTTIYKRDPSKQYGLKMKTSRMFFSEVERRFDAMPFTLRAFEDEGKARLGVVECAKHELLQPFSVLNEKEGEFVAQFKFTVLLMANGPLRITSGPFEAELYKSEHDVQDPELKSLIQSSASRKAQKKKKKKASKTAETATGQPADNEVAAK from the exons AGGCGCTGAAGGTTGTCATCGATGCCGCCAAACCGGGAATCTCAGTTCTCAGCCTCTGTGAGAAAGGAGATGCTTTCATCATGGCAGAGACTGGGAAGATCTTTAAGAAGGAGAAGGACATGAAGAAAG GCATTGCGTTCCCCACCAGTGTGTCAGTCAATAACTGTGTCTGCCACTTCTCTCCCCTGAAGAGCGACCCAGACTACACGCTGAAAGATGGAGATTTGGTCAAAAT TGATTTAGGAGTACATGTCGATGGCTTTATCTCCAACGTGGCCCATAGCTTTGTTATTGGAGCTACAAAG GAAGCACCTGTGACCGGAAGGAAAGCTGATGTCATCAAAGCAGCACACCTGTGTGCGGAAGCAGCTTTGCGTCTTGTCAAACCAGGCAACCAG AACACTCAAGTAACAGAGGCCTGGAATAAGATTGCTCAGTCATTCAAGTGCAATCCAATTGAGG GTATGCTGTCCCATCAACTAAAGCAACATGTTATTGATGGAGAGAAGACCATTATCCAGAACCCTACAGATCAACAACG GAAGGACCACGAGAAGGCAGAGTTTGAAGTTCACGAAGTTTATGCCGTGGATGTGCTGATCAGCACGGGAGAAGGAAAG GCAAGAGATGGCGGCCAGAGGACAACCATCTACAAACGGGACCCCAGTAAGCAGTATGGGCTGAAAATGAAGACCTCAAGAATGTTCTTCAGTGAGGTGGAGAGACGTTTTGACGCCATGCCCTTCACTCTTAG GGCATTTGAGGATGAAGGAAAGGCTCGTTTGGGAGTGGTGGAGTGTGCCAAACACGAGCTCCTGCAGCCTTTTAGTGTGCTGAACGAGAAAGAAG gTGAATTTGTGGCTCAGTTTAAGTTCACAGTGCTGCTGATGGCCAACGGGCCCTTGAGAATCACCAGTGGACCATTTGAAGCAGAACTCTACAAGTCTGAACATGATGTTCAGGATCCTGAACTGAAG TCTCTGATCCAGAGTTCTGCAAGTCGCAAagcacagaagaagaagaaaaagaag gCCTCCAAAACTGCAGAGACTGCTACAGGCCAACCAGCTGATAATGAAGTAGCGGCTAAATAG